From one Oncorhynchus keta strain PuntledgeMale-10-30-2019 chromosome 30, Oket_V2, whole genome shotgun sequence genomic stretch:
- the LOC118363453 gene encoding coiled-coil domain-containing protein 85B-like: MGSDSELYNRDLSKMSDEDLLSCSKEELVSRLRKEESEKISALIQRGRLIKEVNKQLQGHLLEIRELKTVNQRLQEENTELRDLCCFLDDDRLKVKKLAREWQLFGHHAAKVMREDLGGYLKKLADLECMQDGLVKENLDLKELCLVLEEECVSRNDSSPGGSTELNLPCMVSRDLGDGSSSTGSVGSPDQLHLVCSPDD, from the coding sequence ATGGGGAGTGACAGTGAGCTCTACAACAGAGACTTGTCAAAGATGTCTGACGAGGATTTACTCTCCTGCTCTAAAGAAGAGCTGGTGAGTCGACTGCGTAAAGAGGAGTCAGAGAAGATCTCTGCTCTTATCCAGCGTGGACGGCTGATAAAAGAAGTTAACAAACAATTACAGGGCCACCTGCTTGAGATCAGGGAGCTGAAAACCGTCAATCAGCGTCTCCAGGAAGAAAACACAGAATTGCGTGACTTGTGCTGTTTCCTTGATGATGACCGACTAAAGGTGAAGAAGCTGGCCCGGGAATGGCAGCTGTTCGGTCACCACGCAGCCAAAGTGATGCGTGAGGATCTGGGCGGCTACTTGAAAAAACTGGCCGACCTAGAGTGCATGCAGGATGGATTGGTAAAGGAGAATCTGGACCTCAAAGAACTCTGTCTGGTCCTGGAGGAGGAATGTGTCAGCAGGAATGACTCCAGTCCCGGTGGTTCCACTGAGCTCAACCTGCCGTGTATGGTGTCCCGAGACCTGGGAGATGGAAGTTCAAGCACTGGGAGTGTCGGTAGTCCGGACCAGCTCCACCTGGTGTGCTcacctgatgactga
- the LOC118363452 gene encoding fos-related antigen 1-like isoform X1: MLKGASFNFTRVYNLIKMVADYFALIVNRDSSLQSKMYRNFGNLGRGGSDSASTNTGSSAVSQGTSTSTTQQDQKFTVAGGSQFVPSLNAITSNQDLQWLVQPSFIGPAGPSRPPRPLYSPAAGMRPFNPSPSQPHLYRPGVIRAVARSGSTTRRRNDEHLSSEDLERRRIRRERNKQAAAKCRNRRRELTDTLQIETDELEDKKSCLQKEIAELEKEKEKLELVLEAHRPICKIQDSDSDSDQSSELPSLGGIKIEPELPDLPGSSVKSQSRIEKPKPKITIPVRPVTSSASAVPMESESLHTPILISTPSLTPFTASLVFSYPSGSLDSSSTISSQALPTLSSSQHGVAQQSRNPQPCSIAHRRSSSSGDQSDHSLNSPTIITL; this comes from the exons ATGCTGAAGGGAGCATCTTTCAACTTCACTCGTGTCTATAATCTCATTAAGATGGTGGCG GATTACTTTGCACTCATCGTGAATCGGGATAGCAGTTTACAATCAAAGATGTACCGAAACTTTGGGAACTTGGGCCGAGGAGGCAGCGACTCTGCGTCCACCAATACCGGATCGAGTGCTGTATCCCAGGGCACCAGCACCTCAACTACTCAACAAGATCAG AAGTTCACTGTGGCAGGTGGCAGCCAGTTTGTCCCCAGTCTCAATGCCATCACTTCCAACCAAGACCTCCAGTGGTTGGTCCAGCCCTCCTTCATTGGTCCAGCTGGCCCCTCGCGGCCTCCACGTCCTCTTTACTCACCTGCAGCAGGAATGAGGCCCTTCAACCCTTCACCTTCCCAACCACACCTCTACAGACCAGGGGTCATAAGGGCAGTGGCAAGATCCGGGAGCACAACCAGACGCAGGAACGATGAACAT TTGTCCTCAGAGGATTTGGAGAGACGCAGAATAAGGAGGGAGCGAAACAAACAGGCAGCTGCCAAGTGTCGTAACCGTCGACGGGAGCTGACAGACACGCTGCAAATC GAGACAGATGAGTTGGAAGATAAAAAGTCTTGTCTGCAGAAAGAAATTGCTGAActagagaaggagaaagaaaagcTAGAGTTGGTTCTGGAGGCCCACCGCCCCATTTGCAAAATCCAAGACTCTGACTCAGATTCTGACCAGAGCTCAGAGCTTCCCTCATTGGGAGGTATCAAAATTGAGCCTGAGCTTCCTGACCTACCAGGGAGCTCAGTAAAGAGCCAATCAAGGATAGAGAAGCCCAAACCAAAAATTACTATCCCTGTCCGTCCTgtgacctcctctgcctctgctgTCCCCATGGAATCTGAGTCTCTTCACACCCCAATTCTTATTTCTACTCCATCTCTTACTCCTTTCACGGCTAGTCTGGTCTTCAGTTATCCCTCTGGCTCTCTAGACTCCAGTTCCACTATTTCATCCCAGGCTCTACCGACTCTATCTTCCTCTCAACATGGTGTGGCCCAGCAGTCTCGAAACCCCCAGCCCTGTAGTATTGCCCATCgccgtagcagcagcagtggggaCCAATCAGATCACTCCCTAAACTCCCCTACCATCATCACACTGTGA
- the LOC118363452 gene encoding fos-related antigen 1-like isoform X2, with translation MLKGASFNFTRVYNLIKMVADYFALIVNRDSSLQSKMYRNFGNLGRGGSDSASTNTGSSAVSQGTSTSTTQQDQFTVAGGSQFVPSLNAITSNQDLQWLVQPSFIGPAGPSRPPRPLYSPAAGMRPFNPSPSQPHLYRPGVIRAVARSGSTTRRRNDEHLSSEDLERRRIRRERNKQAAAKCRNRRRELTDTLQIETDELEDKKSCLQKEIAELEKEKEKLELVLEAHRPICKIQDSDSDSDQSSELPSLGGIKIEPELPDLPGSSVKSQSRIEKPKPKITIPVRPVTSSASAVPMESESLHTPILISTPSLTPFTASLVFSYPSGSLDSSSTISSQALPTLSSSQHGVAQQSRNPQPCSIAHRRSSSSGDQSDHSLNSPTIITL, from the exons ATGCTGAAGGGAGCATCTTTCAACTTCACTCGTGTCTATAATCTCATTAAGATGGTGGCG GATTACTTTGCACTCATCGTGAATCGGGATAGCAGTTTACAATCAAAGATGTACCGAAACTTTGGGAACTTGGGCCGAGGAGGCAGCGACTCTGCGTCCACCAATACCGGATCGAGTGCTGTATCCCAGGGCACCAGCACCTCAACTACTCAACAAGATCAG TTCACTGTGGCAGGTGGCAGCCAGTTTGTCCCCAGTCTCAATGCCATCACTTCCAACCAAGACCTCCAGTGGTTGGTCCAGCCCTCCTTCATTGGTCCAGCTGGCCCCTCGCGGCCTCCACGTCCTCTTTACTCACCTGCAGCAGGAATGAGGCCCTTCAACCCTTCACCTTCCCAACCACACCTCTACAGACCAGGGGTCATAAGGGCAGTGGCAAGATCCGGGAGCACAACCAGACGCAGGAACGATGAACAT TTGTCCTCAGAGGATTTGGAGAGACGCAGAATAAGGAGGGAGCGAAACAAACAGGCAGCTGCCAAGTGTCGTAACCGTCGACGGGAGCTGACAGACACGCTGCAAATC GAGACAGATGAGTTGGAAGATAAAAAGTCTTGTCTGCAGAAAGAAATTGCTGAActagagaaggagaaagaaaagcTAGAGTTGGTTCTGGAGGCCCACCGCCCCATTTGCAAAATCCAAGACTCTGACTCAGATTCTGACCAGAGCTCAGAGCTTCCCTCATTGGGAGGTATCAAAATTGAGCCTGAGCTTCCTGACCTACCAGGGAGCTCAGTAAAGAGCCAATCAAGGATAGAGAAGCCCAAACCAAAAATTACTATCCCTGTCCGTCCTgtgacctcctctgcctctgctgTCCCCATGGAATCTGAGTCTCTTCACACCCCAATTCTTATTTCTACTCCATCTCTTACTCCTTTCACGGCTAGTCTGGTCTTCAGTTATCCCTCTGGCTCTCTAGACTCCAGTTCCACTATTTCATCCCAGGCTCTACCGACTCTATCTTCCTCTCAACATGGTGTGGCCCAGCAGTCTCGAAACCCCCAGCCCTGTAGTATTGCCCATCgccgtagcagcagcagtggggaCCAATCAGATCACTCCCTAAACTCCCCTACCATCATCACACTGTGA